The DNA window GACGCCGCGACCGGCGAGTCGCTCGGCGAGTCCGCGCTCGACCTGCCCGAGACGACGCTCCGGACGCGGGCGCTGTACTTCCCGGTGCCCGAGGACCTTGAGTCGGCGATGCGGACGATCGGGGCGGCCGCCGGAGGCGACGACGAGGGGGGCGACGCGACGCCGGACGGCGACGACGCCGCAGCCGCCACCGTCGACGACGCGCCCCCCGGCGGCGAGCACGCGTTCAACGGCGGGATCCACGCGGCCGAACACGGGCTCATCTCGCTTTTCCCGTTCCACCTGCTGTGTGACCGCGGCGACGTCGGCGGGATATCGACCCCGTACCACCCCCACACCGAGGCCCCGGCGGTGTTCGTCTACGACGGCTACCCCGGCGGCGTCGGGCTCACCCGCCGCGGACACGCCCGGATCGAGGAGCTGATGGAGCGGACCGCCCGGCTGATCGACGGCTGCGACTGCGCGGACGGCTGTCCGTCCTGCGTCCAGTCGCCCCACTGCGGCAACGCCAACGAGCCGCTCGCGAAGGCCCCGGCGGTTCGTCTGCTGGAGTCGCTGACGGGCGCGAGGGAGGCCGACGAGGGAGACGTGGGTGGGATCGAACCGGCGGAGTGAGCCGCGGAGCGTTCGTCGACCGCTCCCATCCGGCCGCTCTCATCTAGCCACTCCTGTCCGACCACTCTCATCCGGCCACCCTCATCCAACCACTCCGCGGCGGCGTCGCGACGCAGGCTTTTGTGCCCCGGGATGGAGGTGAACACGCCATGGACCTGGAGATCGACGGCGACGCGGCGCTGGTGACGGCATCGAGCAGCGGCCTGGGACGGGCCTCGGCGAAGGCGCTCGCCCGCGAGGGCGCGGACGTGCTCGTCAACGGCCGCGACCCCGAGCGTCTGGCGCGGGCGGTCGAGGAGATCGAGTCGGTCGCGACGGGAGACGTCGTCGGCGAAACGGCCGACATCACCGAGCGGGAGGAACTCGAGGGACTCGTCGCGCGGGCCGTCGACGAGTTCGGCCGCCTCGACCACCTCGTCACGAGCGCCGGCGGGCCGCCGCCGTTTCGACCCCTGGAGACGGACGACGGGGAGTGGTACCGCACGTACGACCTGCTGGTGATGAGCGTCGTCCGGGCCGTCCGGGCGGCGGCCCCGCACCTCCGCGCCGACGGCGGCGGCACGATCGTGAACATCACCTCCAGGACGGTGAAGGAGGCCGCGCCGAGCAACGTCCTCTCGAGTTCCGTCCGCATGGCCGTCGTCGGCCTCGAGAAGACCCTCTCGACGGAGCTGGCACCGGAGGTGCGGGCGAACGCGGTCCTCCCCGGTTCACACGAGACGCCGCGGATCGAGGAGCTGATCGAGTACGCCGTCGAGCGCGGCGAGATCGAGAGCTACGAGGCCGGCGTCGAGGCGCGGACGGAGGGCGTTCCGCTCGGCCGTCTGGGCGACCCGAGGGAACTCGGCGACCTCGTGGCGTACCTCTCCTCGCCCCGGTCGGGCTTCGTTAACGGGCAGGCCGTGACGATCGACGGCGGCGCGGGCTCCTCGACGCTGTAGGACCGACGGGAGCGCGATAGGAGCGCGATGGGAGTGCGATTAGAGTGCGATATGAGCGCGGGTCGATCACGCCTCGGCGGCGGCGCGTTCCAGCGCAGCGGGGTCGACGTCGGCCTCGAAGAGCCGCGCGCCGCAGGCCTCACAGGTCGCCGCGAGCACGTCGTACTGTCGACAGCAGGACTCCACGACGGTCGTGTCGAGCGTCACGGTCCCGTCGCACGTCGGACACGTCTCGAGGAACAGTCGGAGGTTCCCGAGCAGTTCGCTGCGCCGGGCCGTCGAGAGGTCGGCCCAGCCGTCCCACCGCTCGCCGAGCACCGCTGCGGCGGCCAGATCGGCGAGGAACGCCTGTCGGGACTCCCAGCGACCCGCGGGTTCGTCGTCGATGGACGCGACGTAGGCGTGCCCGTGGTCCGTCAGGGCGACCGACGCCGCGTCGAGGTCCGCCTCCGCGTCGAGTCCCAGGAACGCCGCGAGCGCGTCCTCGTCCCCGTCGGCGTCGGCGAGGCTCCGAGCCTCCCGCCGCCACGCGTCGTGGAACCGCTCCTCGAGGACGAAGTCGTCGATCGCCGGGTCCTCGAGCAGGACGCCGGCCTCGACGAGGGCGGTCGCGGGATCGAACGGTTCCGATTCCGTCGAACCGTCGGCCGCGTCGGCGGTCGCCCCGCTCGCGACGCCGGCCCGCTCCGGGCCCTTGTCGAACAGCGCGAGCACCCGGTCGGGGAGGTAGCGCTTCGTCAGCGCGGGCGTGCCGGGAACGAGGTAGCCGCGGACCCCGATCGTCGCGACCGCGACGGCGAGGACGGCGACCGCCCAGGCGACCGAGACGGTCGCGACCGCGACCGCGAGGACGGCGGCGATGACGAGGTTGACGATCGTACACGGGAGACAGCGGTTCGACCCGGTGTACCGCGGGTTCCGAAGCCAGACGGGAAGCCGAGATAACGCGTCCATGCCCCACAAAGGCGACGACGGGACATAGGTATGACACCCCTACCGACGCGGATCCGACCGCTTGAACGATCTCCCGGGTCGTTCCCAACGGGGCTTCCCGGGTCGTTCCCAACGGGGCTCGGGGGAGCCGCCGCCGTCGGCGACCTTCGGCGGCCGATCCGCGACTAATCGGTGATTGATCGGCGATTAATCGCCGATTAATCGGAAGATCGTCGGAGATTCGTCGCGGATTCGTCGTCAACTGATCCGGGATCGGGTCGGATGCGAACGCGGAAAGACCGCGGTCGCGGAAACGACTCACCCGAAGAGCGCGTTGAGGTACACCCACCGATCGGCCCACAGCTGGTAGCCGAGCGAGGCCGCGAACGCGGCCAGGAAGACGCTGAC is part of the Halorubrum aethiopicum genome and encodes:
- a CDS encoding SDR family oxidoreductase — protein: MDLEIDGDAALVTASSSGLGRASAKALAREGADVLVNGRDPERLARAVEEIESVATGDVVGETADITEREELEGLVARAVDEFGRLDHLVTSAGGPPPFRPLETDDGEWYRTYDLLVMSVVRAVRAAAPHLRADGGGTIVNITSRTVKEAAPSNVLSSSVRMAVVGLEKTLSTELAPEVRANAVLPGSHETPRIEELIEYAVERGEIESYEAGVEARTEGVPLGRLGDPRELGDLVAYLSSPRSGFVNGQAVTIDGGAGSSTL